From Salmo salar chromosome ssa04, Ssal_v3.1, whole genome shotgun sequence, one genomic window encodes:
- the sh3pxd2b gene encoding SH3 and PX domain-containing protein 2B isoform X3 — protein MARRTVHEVTVQDVQKRRNPNKHYVYIIKVSWSDGSTEVIFRRYSKFFDLQMELLDKFPVEGGQKDPKRRIIPFLPGKILFRRSHIRDVAMKRLRPINEYCRALIQLPVYISQCEEVRVFFETRPEDLNPPKEELIGKKKSGDSSAGDPLLLDQYVAVTDYEKQESSEISLHVGQTVEVIEKNESGWWFVSSDEAQGWVPATCLEAQDDPDDFSLPGEEEETYTVIYPYAARDQDEIDLESGMTVEVIQKNLEGWWKIRYQGQEGWAPASYLKKADILSQKLAAGHASTNDLDGFSKQQNQAKESKGDNKDQKDKGFSPFAKQHKQGARQRPPPRRDLTIPRGQNLPKPPTPPQVEEEFYTIADFQTTIPDGISFQAGVKVEVIEKNSSGWWYIQIEDKEGWAPITFIDKYKKTSVTPRPNFLAPLPNEMAQLKLEDGTASGTGQEDSWSKPLPDEPTASSEYGARPKLRDWKSSASKGASAFSGPLPPAPSAPPAEEKPALPPRRESINKSLDIEITVEKPRPDLSKPMPPKPQAPGVIMPLLTPKAAPFKPDKPPEPKREVANKPLHLKNEMGLECGHKVSAKEVKKFNLKPVAKQPSKPKFDPPEEKPEVAGLALFMKPKPIVRPKPVPAAKPEPPAENKLDITNLRSKLKPSKPVEPGSGSAEPSQQNGTAANNAPSNVLPKMPPPNLPPNNALPKMPPPNNVLPKMPRPSSPPINALPKMPLAPNALYNGKATDEPKFPHKQQNGHGQVSSDKCAVSPHKEPPGRPAVLPRRPPPPKKTPEPSSPTETKAPLKELPDTKPAPPQLSRPPPPKPKAFVLPPPKDKEKVVPKPLLKSEKPGPPRDKLPPLIKDPSKEELFLAVADFEGDDQTASFKEGTMFQVMERNSSGWWFCKNLGEGPMKEGWIPSNYLTKKP, from the exons GGAAGATCCTGTTCAGGAGAAGCCATATCAGGGATGTGGCCATGAAGCGCCTGAGGCCTATCAACGAGTACTGCAGG GCTCTGATTCAGCTGCCTGTGTACATCTCCCAGTGTGAGGAGGTCCGTGTGTTCTTCGAGACCCGACCTGAAGACCTCAACCCACCCAAAGA GGAACTCATTGGAAAGAAGAAGTCCG GAGACTCCAGCGCAGGTGACCCCCTGCTCCTGGACCAGTACGTGGCTGTCACTGActatgagaagcaggagagctcTGAGATCAGCCTGCACGTGGGACAGACGGTGGAGGTCATCGAGAAGAATGAGTCTG GTTGGTGGTTTGTTAGTTCTGACGAGGCCCAGGGCTGGGTCCCTGCCACCTGCCTGGAGGCCCAGGATGACCCTGATGACTTCTCCCTGCCCGGTGAGGAAG AGGAGACGTACACAGTGATCTACCCGTACGCAGCGAGAGACCAAGACGAGATCGACCTGGAGAGTGGCATGACAGTGGAGGTCATTCAGAAGAACCTGGAGGGCTGGTGGAAGATCAG GTACCAGGGACAGGAGGGCTGGGCCCCGGCGTCCTACCTGAAGAAGGCCGACATCCTGAGCCAGAAGCTGGCAGCGGGCCATGCCAGCACCAACGATCTGGACGGATTCTCCAAGCAGCAGAACCAAGCCAAAGAGAGCAAAGGAGACAACAAGGACCAGAAAGACAAGGGCTTCTCCCCCTTTGCCAAGCAGCACA AACAAGGGGCGAGACAGAGACCACCACCGCGCAGGGATCTCACCATC cCGAGGGGGCAGAACCTGCCCAAGCCGCCCACCCCTCCTCAGGTGGAGGAGGAATTCTACACCATCGCAGACTTCCAGACCACCATCCCAGATGGCATCAGCTTCCAGGCTGGGGTCAAAGTGGAG GTGATAGAGAAGAACTCCAGTGGCTGGTGGTACATTCAGATTGAAGACAAAGAGGGCTGGGCCCCCATTACCTTCATTGACAAATACAAAAAGACCAGTGTGACCCCGCGCCCTAACTTCCTTGCACCTCTGCCCAACGAGATGGCCCAGCTGAAGCTGGAGGATGGCACTGCCAGCGGCACGGGGCAAGAGGACAGCTGGTCCAAACCGCTGCCAGACGAGCCCACCGCGAGCAGCGAGTACGGAGCCCGGCCCAAACTCAGAGACTGGAAGTCCAGCGCCAGTAAGGGGGCATCAGCCTTCTCCGGACCCCTGCCCCCCGCCCCATCTGCCCCACCTGCTGAGGAGAAGCCAGCCTTGCCACCCCGCAGGGAGTCCATCAACAAGAGCCTGGACATTGAGATTACTGTGGAGAAACCCAGGCCAGACCTATCCAAACCCATGCCTCCAAAACCCCAAGCCCCGGGTGTCATCATGCCCCTGCTCACCCCCAAAGCTGCCCCCTTCAAGCCTGACAAGCCACCTGAGCCCAAGAGAGAGGTCGCGAACAAGCCTCTGCATCTGAAGAATGAGATGGGTCTGGAGTGTGGCCACAAGGTCTCCGCCAAAGAGGTGAAGAAGTTCAACCTGAAACCTGTGGCTAAGCAACCATCCAAGCCCAAGTTTGATCCACCGGAGGAGAAACCAGAGGTCGCCGGCCTTGCACTGTTCATGAAGCCTAAACCCATAGTCCGGCCCAAACCCGTCCCAGCTGCCAAGCCAGAGCCGCCAGCTGAGAACAAGCTGGACATCACCAACCTGAGGAGCAAGCTGAAGCCTTCAAAGCCAGTTGAACCAGGCTCTGGATCAGCAGAGCCAAGCCAGCAAAACGGCACTGCAGCCAACAACGCCCCTAGCAACGTTCTCCCCAAGATGCCGCCCCCCAACCTTCCCCCTAATAATGCTTTACCCAAGATGCCCCCTCCTAATAACGTTCTCCCCAAGATGCCGCGTCCCAGCAGCCCCCCTATCAATGCCCTCCCCAAGATGCCCCTGGCCCCCAATGCTCTCTACAATGGCAAGGCCACTGACGAGCCCAAATTCCCCCATAAGCAGCAAAACGGCCACGGACAGGTGAGCTCGGACAAATGTGCTGTTTCCCCACACAAAGAACCTCCAGGTAGACCCGCCGTCCTCCCTAGGAGACCCCCTCCACCCAAAAAGACCCCTGAGCCATCCAGCCCCACAGAAACCAAAGCCCCCCTGAAAGAGCTCCCAGACACAAAGCCTGCTCCCCCCCAGCTCAGCAGGCCCCCTCCCCCTAAACCCAAGGCCTTCGTACTACCCCCACCCAAAGACAAGGAGAAGGTGGTCCCAAAGCCCCTGCTTAAGAGTGAGAAACCAGGCCCTCCGAGGGACAAGCTGCCTCCTCTGATCAAGGATCCCAGTAAAGAGGAGCTGTTCTTGGCCGTGGCGGACTTTGAGGGCGACGATCAGACGGCCAGCTTCAAGGAGGGCACCATGTTCCAGGTGATGGAGAGGAACAGCAGCGGCTGGTGGTTTTGTAAAAATCTAGGAGAAGGGCCAATGAAAGAGGGCTGGATCCCCTCCAATTACCTGACCAAGAAACCCTAA
- the sh3pxd2b gene encoding SH3 and PX domain-containing protein 2B isoform X2 has translation MARRTVHEVTVQDVQKRRNPNKHYVYIIKVSWSDGSTEVIFRRYSKFFDLQMELLDKFPVEGGQKDPKRRIIPFLPGKILFRRSHIRDVAMKRLRPINEYCRALIQLPVYISQCEEVRVFFETRPEDLNPPKEELIGKKKSGIVERATTFLKRGDSSAGDPLLLDQYVAVTDYEKQESSEISLHVGQTVEVIEKNESGWWFVSSDEAQGWVPATCLEAQDDPDDFSLPEETYTVIYPYAARDQDEIDLESGMTVEVIQKNLEGWWKIRYQGQEGWAPASYLKKADILSQKLAAGHASTNDLDGFSKQQNQAKESKGDNKDQKDKGFSPFAKQHKQGARQRPPPRRDLTIPRGQNLPKPPTPPQVEEEFYTIADFQTTIPDGISFQAGVKVEVIEKNSSGWWYIQIEDKEGWAPITFIDKYKKTSVTPRPNFLAPLPNEMAQLKLEDGTASGTGQEDSWSKPLPDEPTASSEYGARPKLRDWKSSASKGASAFSGPLPPAPSAPPAEEKPALPPRRESINKSLDIEITVEKPRPDLSKPMPPKPQAPGVIMPLLTPKAAPFKPDKPPEPKREVANKPLHLKNEMGLECGHKVSAKEVKKFNLKPVAKQPSKPKFDPPEEKPEVAGLALFMKPKPIVRPKPVPAAKPEPPAENKLDITNLRSKLKPSKPVEPGSGSAEPSQQNGTAANNAPSNVLPKMPPPNLPPNNALPKMPPPNNVLPKMPRPSSPPINALPKMPLAPNALYNGKATDEPKFPHKQQNGHGQVSSDKCAVSPHKEPPGRPAVLPRRPPPPKKTPEPSSPTETKAPLKELPDTKPAPPQLSRPPPPKPKAFVLPPPKDKEKVVPKPLLKSEKPGPPRDKLPPLIKDPSKEELFLAVADFEGDDQTASFKEGTMFQVMERNSSGWWFCKNLGEGPMKEGWIPSNYLTKKP, from the exons GGAAGATCCTGTTCAGGAGAAGCCATATCAGGGATGTGGCCATGAAGCGCCTGAGGCCTATCAACGAGTACTGCAGG GCTCTGATTCAGCTGCCTGTGTACATCTCCCAGTGTGAGGAGGTCCGTGTGTTCTTCGAGACCCGACCTGAAGACCTCAACCCACCCAAAGA GGAACTCATTGGAAAGAAGAAGTCCG GCATTGTGGAGAGAGCGACTACTTTCCTAAAGAGAG GAGACTCCAGCGCAGGTGACCCCCTGCTCCTGGACCAGTACGTGGCTGTCACTGActatgagaagcaggagagctcTGAGATCAGCCTGCACGTGGGACAGACGGTGGAGGTCATCGAGAAGAATGAGTCTG GTTGGTGGTTTGTTAGTTCTGACGAGGCCCAGGGCTGGGTCCCTGCCACCTGCCTGGAGGCCCAGGATGACCCTGATGACTTCTCCCTGCCCG AGGAGACGTACACAGTGATCTACCCGTACGCAGCGAGAGACCAAGACGAGATCGACCTGGAGAGTGGCATGACAGTGGAGGTCATTCAGAAGAACCTGGAGGGCTGGTGGAAGATCAG GTACCAGGGACAGGAGGGCTGGGCCCCGGCGTCCTACCTGAAGAAGGCCGACATCCTGAGCCAGAAGCTGGCAGCGGGCCATGCCAGCACCAACGATCTGGACGGATTCTCCAAGCAGCAGAACCAAGCCAAAGAGAGCAAAGGAGACAACAAGGACCAGAAAGACAAGGGCTTCTCCCCCTTTGCCAAGCAGCACA AACAAGGGGCGAGACAGAGACCACCACCGCGCAGGGATCTCACCATC cCGAGGGGGCAGAACCTGCCCAAGCCGCCCACCCCTCCTCAGGTGGAGGAGGAATTCTACACCATCGCAGACTTCCAGACCACCATCCCAGATGGCATCAGCTTCCAGGCTGGGGTCAAAGTGGAG GTGATAGAGAAGAACTCCAGTGGCTGGTGGTACATTCAGATTGAAGACAAAGAGGGCTGGGCCCCCATTACCTTCATTGACAAATACAAAAAGACCAGTGTGACCCCGCGCCCTAACTTCCTTGCACCTCTGCCCAACGAGATGGCCCAGCTGAAGCTGGAGGATGGCACTGCCAGCGGCACGGGGCAAGAGGACAGCTGGTCCAAACCGCTGCCAGACGAGCCCACCGCGAGCAGCGAGTACGGAGCCCGGCCCAAACTCAGAGACTGGAAGTCCAGCGCCAGTAAGGGGGCATCAGCCTTCTCCGGACCCCTGCCCCCCGCCCCATCTGCCCCACCTGCTGAGGAGAAGCCAGCCTTGCCACCCCGCAGGGAGTCCATCAACAAGAGCCTGGACATTGAGATTACTGTGGAGAAACCCAGGCCAGACCTATCCAAACCCATGCCTCCAAAACCCCAAGCCCCGGGTGTCATCATGCCCCTGCTCACCCCCAAAGCTGCCCCCTTCAAGCCTGACAAGCCACCTGAGCCCAAGAGAGAGGTCGCGAACAAGCCTCTGCATCTGAAGAATGAGATGGGTCTGGAGTGTGGCCACAAGGTCTCCGCCAAAGAGGTGAAGAAGTTCAACCTGAAACCTGTGGCTAAGCAACCATCCAAGCCCAAGTTTGATCCACCGGAGGAGAAACCAGAGGTCGCCGGCCTTGCACTGTTCATGAAGCCTAAACCCATAGTCCGGCCCAAACCCGTCCCAGCTGCCAAGCCAGAGCCGCCAGCTGAGAACAAGCTGGACATCACCAACCTGAGGAGCAAGCTGAAGCCTTCAAAGCCAGTTGAACCAGGCTCTGGATCAGCAGAGCCAAGCCAGCAAAACGGCACTGCAGCCAACAACGCCCCTAGCAACGTTCTCCCCAAGATGCCGCCCCCCAACCTTCCCCCTAATAATGCTTTACCCAAGATGCCCCCTCCTAATAACGTTCTCCCCAAGATGCCGCGTCCCAGCAGCCCCCCTATCAATGCCCTCCCCAAGATGCCCCTGGCCCCCAATGCTCTCTACAATGGCAAGGCCACTGACGAGCCCAAATTCCCCCATAAGCAGCAAAACGGCCACGGACAGGTGAGCTCGGACAAATGTGCTGTTTCCCCACACAAAGAACCTCCAGGTAGACCCGCCGTCCTCCCTAGGAGACCCCCTCCACCCAAAAAGACCCCTGAGCCATCCAGCCCCACAGAAACCAAAGCCCCCCTGAAAGAGCTCCCAGACACAAAGCCTGCTCCCCCCCAGCTCAGCAGGCCCCCTCCCCCTAAACCCAAGGCCTTCGTACTACCCCCACCCAAAGACAAGGAGAAGGTGGTCCCAAAGCCCCTGCTTAAGAGTGAGAAACCAGGCCCTCCGAGGGACAAGCTGCCTCCTCTGATCAAGGATCCCAGTAAAGAGGAGCTGTTCTTGGCCGTGGCGGACTTTGAGGGCGACGATCAGACGGCCAGCTTCAAGGAGGGCACCATGTTCCAGGTGATGGAGAGGAACAGCAGCGGCTGGTGGTTTTGTAAAAATCTAGGAGAAGGGCCAATGAAAGAGGGCTGGATCCCCTCCAATTACCTGACCAAGAAACCCTAA
- the sh3pxd2b gene encoding SH3 and PX domain-containing protein 2B isoform X1 yields the protein MARRTVHEVTVQDVQKRRNPNKHYVYIIKVSWSDGSTEVIFRRYSKFFDLQMELLDKFPVEGGQKDPKRRIIPFLPGKILFRRSHIRDVAMKRLRPINEYCRALIQLPVYISQCEEVRVFFETRPEDLNPPKEELIGKKKSGIVERATTFLKRGDSSAGDPLLLDQYVAVTDYEKQESSEISLHVGQTVEVIEKNESGWWFVSSDEAQGWVPATCLEAQDDPDDFSLPGEEEETYTVIYPYAARDQDEIDLESGMTVEVIQKNLEGWWKIRYQGQEGWAPASYLKKADILSQKLAAGHASTNDLDGFSKQQNQAKESKGDNKDQKDKGFSPFAKQHKQGARQRPPPRRDLTIPRGQNLPKPPTPPQVEEEFYTIADFQTTIPDGISFQAGVKVEVIEKNSSGWWYIQIEDKEGWAPITFIDKYKKTSVTPRPNFLAPLPNEMAQLKLEDGTASGTGQEDSWSKPLPDEPTASSEYGARPKLRDWKSSASKGASAFSGPLPPAPSAPPAEEKPALPPRRESINKSLDIEITVEKPRPDLSKPMPPKPQAPGVIMPLLTPKAAPFKPDKPPEPKREVANKPLHLKNEMGLECGHKVSAKEVKKFNLKPVAKQPSKPKFDPPEEKPEVAGLALFMKPKPIVRPKPVPAAKPEPPAENKLDITNLRSKLKPSKPVEPGSGSAEPSQQNGTAANNAPSNVLPKMPPPNLPPNNALPKMPPPNNVLPKMPRPSSPPINALPKMPLAPNALYNGKATDEPKFPHKQQNGHGQVSSDKCAVSPHKEPPGRPAVLPRRPPPPKKTPEPSSPTETKAPLKELPDTKPAPPQLSRPPPPKPKAFVLPPPKDKEKVVPKPLLKSEKPGPPRDKLPPLIKDPSKEELFLAVADFEGDDQTASFKEGTMFQVMERNSSGWWFCKNLGEGPMKEGWIPSNYLTKKP from the exons GGAAGATCCTGTTCAGGAGAAGCCATATCAGGGATGTGGCCATGAAGCGCCTGAGGCCTATCAACGAGTACTGCAGG GCTCTGATTCAGCTGCCTGTGTACATCTCCCAGTGTGAGGAGGTCCGTGTGTTCTTCGAGACCCGACCTGAAGACCTCAACCCACCCAAAGA GGAACTCATTGGAAAGAAGAAGTCCG GCATTGTGGAGAGAGCGACTACTTTCCTAAAGAGAG GAGACTCCAGCGCAGGTGACCCCCTGCTCCTGGACCAGTACGTGGCTGTCACTGActatgagaagcaggagagctcTGAGATCAGCCTGCACGTGGGACAGACGGTGGAGGTCATCGAGAAGAATGAGTCTG GTTGGTGGTTTGTTAGTTCTGACGAGGCCCAGGGCTGGGTCCCTGCCACCTGCCTGGAGGCCCAGGATGACCCTGATGACTTCTCCCTGCCCGGTGAGGAAG AGGAGACGTACACAGTGATCTACCCGTACGCAGCGAGAGACCAAGACGAGATCGACCTGGAGAGTGGCATGACAGTGGAGGTCATTCAGAAGAACCTGGAGGGCTGGTGGAAGATCAG GTACCAGGGACAGGAGGGCTGGGCCCCGGCGTCCTACCTGAAGAAGGCCGACATCCTGAGCCAGAAGCTGGCAGCGGGCCATGCCAGCACCAACGATCTGGACGGATTCTCCAAGCAGCAGAACCAAGCCAAAGAGAGCAAAGGAGACAACAAGGACCAGAAAGACAAGGGCTTCTCCCCCTTTGCCAAGCAGCACA AACAAGGGGCGAGACAGAGACCACCACCGCGCAGGGATCTCACCATC cCGAGGGGGCAGAACCTGCCCAAGCCGCCCACCCCTCCTCAGGTGGAGGAGGAATTCTACACCATCGCAGACTTCCAGACCACCATCCCAGATGGCATCAGCTTCCAGGCTGGGGTCAAAGTGGAG GTGATAGAGAAGAACTCCAGTGGCTGGTGGTACATTCAGATTGAAGACAAAGAGGGCTGGGCCCCCATTACCTTCATTGACAAATACAAAAAGACCAGTGTGACCCCGCGCCCTAACTTCCTTGCACCTCTGCCCAACGAGATGGCCCAGCTGAAGCTGGAGGATGGCACTGCCAGCGGCACGGGGCAAGAGGACAGCTGGTCCAAACCGCTGCCAGACGAGCCCACCGCGAGCAGCGAGTACGGAGCCCGGCCCAAACTCAGAGACTGGAAGTCCAGCGCCAGTAAGGGGGCATCAGCCTTCTCCGGACCCCTGCCCCCCGCCCCATCTGCCCCACCTGCTGAGGAGAAGCCAGCCTTGCCACCCCGCAGGGAGTCCATCAACAAGAGCCTGGACATTGAGATTACTGTGGAGAAACCCAGGCCAGACCTATCCAAACCCATGCCTCCAAAACCCCAAGCCCCGGGTGTCATCATGCCCCTGCTCACCCCCAAAGCTGCCCCCTTCAAGCCTGACAAGCCACCTGAGCCCAAGAGAGAGGTCGCGAACAAGCCTCTGCATCTGAAGAATGAGATGGGTCTGGAGTGTGGCCACAAGGTCTCCGCCAAAGAGGTGAAGAAGTTCAACCTGAAACCTGTGGCTAAGCAACCATCCAAGCCCAAGTTTGATCCACCGGAGGAGAAACCAGAGGTCGCCGGCCTTGCACTGTTCATGAAGCCTAAACCCATAGTCCGGCCCAAACCCGTCCCAGCTGCCAAGCCAGAGCCGCCAGCTGAGAACAAGCTGGACATCACCAACCTGAGGAGCAAGCTGAAGCCTTCAAAGCCAGTTGAACCAGGCTCTGGATCAGCAGAGCCAAGCCAGCAAAACGGCACTGCAGCCAACAACGCCCCTAGCAACGTTCTCCCCAAGATGCCGCCCCCCAACCTTCCCCCTAATAATGCTTTACCCAAGATGCCCCCTCCTAATAACGTTCTCCCCAAGATGCCGCGTCCCAGCAGCCCCCCTATCAATGCCCTCCCCAAGATGCCCCTGGCCCCCAATGCTCTCTACAATGGCAAGGCCACTGACGAGCCCAAATTCCCCCATAAGCAGCAAAACGGCCACGGACAGGTGAGCTCGGACAAATGTGCTGTTTCCCCACACAAAGAACCTCCAGGTAGACCCGCCGTCCTCCCTAGGAGACCCCCTCCACCCAAAAAGACCCCTGAGCCATCCAGCCCCACAGAAACCAAAGCCCCCCTGAAAGAGCTCCCAGACACAAAGCCTGCTCCCCCCCAGCTCAGCAGGCCCCCTCCCCCTAAACCCAAGGCCTTCGTACTACCCCCACCCAAAGACAAGGAGAAGGTGGTCCCAAAGCCCCTGCTTAAGAGTGAGAAACCAGGCCCTCCGAGGGACAAGCTGCCTCCTCTGATCAAGGATCCCAGTAAAGAGGAGCTGTTCTTGGCCGTGGCGGACTTTGAGGGCGACGATCAGACGGCCAGCTTCAAGGAGGGCACCATGTTCCAGGTGATGGAGAGGAACAGCAGCGGCTGGTGGTTTTGTAAAAATCTAGGAGAAGGGCCAATGAAAGAGGGCTGGATCCCCTCCAATTACCTGACCAAGAAACCCTAA